The DNA region AGAGTTGATAATATTCTTAAAAGATCTATGCTTTGGGATGTTATGGGTGGAGTTGCTAGACGTTCTTGGGCTAGAAATGAAAACTCCATTAAAACATGTATAGAATATAACAACGTAAGAAAAGGAAAAGATCATATAACCATTCCATATATACCTGATGAAGATTTAATAAAGAAATTAGTAGACGAAAAATTCGAAAAATAAAACAGGGACGGTTTCTTCACCCATAGAGGGAACCAACCATGGGTCAACCCATCGGGGACGGTTCTTCTTGGGTGTAAACCCAAAAAGAACCGTCCCTTGAGAAAGAAGGAGGAAAAAAGATGTCTGGATTAAATAAAATAGTAGAATGTGTACCTAACTTTAGTGAAGGTAGAGATTTAAAAAAAATAGAAAAAATAGTTGACTCATTTAGAGGGAAAAAGGGTGTTAAGCTTTTAGATTATAGTAATGATGAAGATCATAACAGATGTGTTGTAACTGTAGTTGGTGAGCCAGAGGAGTTAAAGAAAGCAGTAGTAGAAGCTATAGGTACAGCAATAGAAGTTATAGATATGAATGTTCATGAGGGACAACATCCAAGAATGGGAGCTACTGATGTAGTACCATTTATACCAATAAGAAATGTGACAATGCAGGAAGCTGTAGACCTTTCAAAGGAAGTTGCAAAAGAAGTATCAGAAAAATATAACTTGCCAATATTCTTATACGAAAAATCAGCTTCTTCAAAAGAAAGAGAAAACTTATCAAAGGTAAGAAAAGGACAGTTTGAAGGAATGAAGGAAAAACTTAAACAACCAGAGTGGAAACCTGATTTTGGACCAGATGAAATTCATCCAACTGCTGGTGTAACAGCAATAGGAGCAAGAATGCCTTTGATTGCATACAACGTAAATCTAAATACTTCTGACCTTGAAATAGCTAACAAAATAGCAAAGAAAGTTAGACACATAGGTGGAGGATTGAGATTTTGTAAAGCAATGGGAGTAGAACTTAAAGATAGAGGAATAACTCAAGTTTCAATGAACTTAACAGATTATACAAAGACTACAATATACAGTGCATTTGAGTTAATTAGAATAGAAGCAAAAAGATATGGAGTAAGTATTGTAGGAAGTGAAGTAATAGGACTTGTACCTATGGCTGCTTTAATAGATTGTGCTGAGTATTATTTAGGTATTGAGGATTTTTCAATAGATCAAGTACTTGAAGCAAAATTGTAAGGAGTGATTTAATGAAAGGAAATATCTTAATAAAAAATGCTTCCGAGGTTGTTACTTGTCATGGATTTAATGCTAAAGCTGGCAAAGAAATGTCAGACTTACACATAATAAATGATGGTGCAATTGTAATTGAAAATGGTATTATTAAAGCCGTTGGTAAGACGGAAGATATTTTAAAAGAATATGATGAAAATAAATATAATGTTATTGATGCTATGAATAAATCTGTTTTACCTGGCTTTGTAGATTCTCATACACACTTTGTATTTGGAGGTTATAGAGCGGAGGAATTCTCATGGAGAAT from Abyssisolibacter fermentans includes:
- the ftcD gene encoding glutamate formimidoyltransferase, with the protein product MSGLNKIVECVPNFSEGRDLKKIEKIVDSFRGKKGVKLLDYSNDEDHNRCVVTVVGEPEELKKAVVEAIGTAIEVIDMNVHEGQHPRMGATDVVPFIPIRNVTMQEAVDLSKEVAKEVSEKYNLPIFLYEKSASSKERENLSKVRKGQFEGMKEKLKQPEWKPDFGPDEIHPTAGVTAIGARMPLIAYNVNLNTSDLEIANKIAKKVRHIGGGLRFCKAMGVELKDRGITQVSMNLTDYTKTTIYSAFELIRIEAKRYGVSIVGSEVIGLVPMAALIDCAEYYLGIEDFSIDQVLEAKL